A genomic stretch from Candidatus Neptunochlamydia vexilliferae includes:
- a CDS encoding NAD-dependent succinate-semialdehyde dehydrogenase has translation MTLLRTESYINGKWVKGKKSFPVLNPFNGKKIADVTEVGTKEAQVAIEGAHKAFQSWREVSPKERGALLKRWGTLMEENWEELAKLLTEEQGKPYEQATHELMGNQGFFEWHAAEAARITGLTITSPDPNRRFMTLKQPVGVVSVVTPWNFPSVLVIQKCAPALAAGCTVVLKPAEDTPLSALALAVLAEEAGFPPGIFNVLTCKDPTEVGCELTHHPLVRKLTFTGSTEVGKKLISASSTKVKNVTMELGGNCPALIFDDADVDKAVQGTFWFKFYNAGQCCNNINRFLVHKDVYDSFAKKFQAMMEEHLRLGDGMDPNTVVGPLINEEGIAKCEALVDQALSKGATAILGGARSKMGPLFYEPTLLTDVTPDMDLYSNEIFGPVAALYRFSSEEEAIQMANDTNYGLAAYLFSENIGRTWRASEALEAGAVGVNTTDVVAETLPFGGWKESGLGRENGVRGSLENYCETKSLIIAGVKS, from the coding sequence ATGACACTTCTTCGAACAGAAAGCTACATCAATGGAAAGTGGGTAAAGGGAAAAAAATCGTTTCCTGTCTTAAACCCTTTTAATGGAAAAAAGATTGCCGATGTCACCGAAGTGGGAACCAAAGAGGCCCAAGTGGCGATCGAAGGGGCCCACAAAGCATTCCAATCGTGGAGAGAGGTGAGTCCCAAAGAGCGGGGCGCCCTTCTGAAACGGTGGGGGACATTGATGGAGGAAAACTGGGAAGAGCTTGCCAAACTTCTCACCGAAGAGCAGGGAAAACCTTATGAACAAGCCACCCATGAACTGATGGGAAACCAAGGCTTTTTCGAGTGGCATGCCGCAGAAGCTGCTCGAATAACCGGTCTAACGATAACGTCGCCTGACCCCAATCGTCGCTTCATGACCCTCAAGCAACCTGTCGGCGTGGTGAGTGTGGTCACCCCCTGGAACTTCCCTTCCGTTTTGGTGATCCAAAAGTGTGCTCCTGCCCTTGCTGCCGGTTGCACCGTTGTCCTTAAACCAGCTGAAGACACTCCCCTCTCTGCTCTAGCACTCGCTGTCCTTGCTGAAGAGGCGGGCTTTCCCCCTGGCATTTTCAATGTGTTAACCTGCAAAGATCCCACCGAAGTGGGTTGCGAACTCACCCACCATCCCCTCGTCCGCAAATTGACCTTTACCGGCTCGACCGAAGTGGGAAAAAAACTCATTAGCGCTTCGAGCACTAAGGTGAAAAATGTCACCATGGAACTCGGCGGAAACTGCCCTGCCTTGATCTTCGATGATGCCGATGTCGACAAAGCGGTGCAAGGAACCTTCTGGTTTAAGTTTTACAACGCCGGGCAGTGCTGTAACAACATCAACCGGTTCCTCGTTCACAAAGATGTCTACGACTCCTTTGCCAAAAAGTTCCAAGCGATGATGGAAGAACACCTCCGTCTCGGCGATGGAATGGACCCCAACACCGTGGTGGGACCTCTCATTAACGAAGAGGGCATTGCCAAGTGTGAGGCACTCGTCGATCAAGCCCTTTCCAAAGGGGCAACCGCCATCCTTGGCGGCGCACGCAGCAAGATGGGCCCCCTCTTTTATGAGCCCACCCTTCTCACCGATGTGACCCCCGACATGGATCTTTACTCCAATGAGATTTTTGGTCCCGTTGCCGCCCTTTACCGCTTCTCCTCCGAGGAGGAAGCGATTCAAATGGCTAACGATACGAACTATGGCCTCGCTGCCTACCTCTTTAGTGAAAACATCGGCCGCACCTGGCGGGCCTCTGAAGCACTCGAAGCGGGCGCTGTGGGTGTGAACACCACCGATGTAGTTGCTGAGACGCTCCCCTTCGGCGGCTGGAAAGAGTCGGGTCTCGGGAGGGAAAATGGGGTGCGCGGCAGTCTGGAAAACTACTGCGAAACGAAGTCTCTGATCATTGCTGGTGTGAAGTCTTAA
- the recO gene encoding DNA repair protein RecO, protein MNEERSEGIVLRAIPHKENDRILTLFTPGRGVMSLYVRGLSRTRPALVNLTTPLCRAEFVFRKGRSDLYRFIDGTILDMHLPLRKSYSLLEVGSKMALTILHSQLPGKSSERLYALLTSFLKALPNASHPKTLWATFQLKFLKAEGLLALAPTCLNCQKAAATRVVDGESRCVNCSSGMSFPFSQEEWEQLLLLFHARQFQPLLDLELPPSLLKGIETLAPLH, encoded by the coding sequence ATGAATGAAGAGCGAAGCGAAGGGATTGTCCTGAGGGCTATCCCCCATAAAGAAAACGATCGTATTTTGACCCTTTTTACCCCCGGTCGGGGGGTGATGAGCCTCTATGTCCGGGGGCTGTCGCGGACCCGCCCAGCGCTGGTGAACCTCACGACCCCCTTATGCCGCGCCGAGTTCGTCTTCCGCAAAGGGCGCTCCGACCTCTACCGCTTCATCGATGGAACCATTTTGGACATGCACCTCCCCTTGCGGAAGTCTTACTCCCTTTTAGAAGTTGGATCAAAGATGGCGCTGACGATTTTACACTCTCAGCTTCCCGGAAAAAGTTCTGAGAGACTTTATGCCCTACTCACTTCTTTTTTGAAGGCGCTGCCAAATGCTTCCCATCCCAAAACCTTATGGGCAACGTTTCAGCTCAAGTTTCTCAAAGCTGAGGGGCTCCTTGCCCTTGCGCCTACCTGTCTAAACTGTCAAAAAGCTGCCGCAACGCGCGTTGTCGATGGAGAAAGTCGGTGTGTAAATTGTAGTAGCGGAATGTCCTTTCCCTTTTCTCAGGAGGAGTGGGAGCAACTTTTGCTCCTCTTTCATGCCCGGCAATTCCAGCCCCTCCTAGACCTTGAGCTTCCCCCTTCTTTGCTTAAAGGGATTGAAACACTTGCACCTCTACATTGA
- a CDS encoding class I SAM-dependent methyltransferase, whose amino-acid sequence MDLPSLLIRKHRGCYLKYLSWIHAIEVKTIVEIGVFRGKNAQVLREQFPDAHLYLIDPWKPDPHYLQSGSAVSDLEETYAKAFRRVQTLFADDPKVTLIQKMSHEAAPLVPDNVDLVFIDANHAYEAIRQDILTWKEKVRPGGILSGHNYGRPRLPGVKQAVDELFGEEAFLGQDEVWFYLTTT is encoded by the coding sequence ATGGATTTACCTTCACTGCTGATTAGAAAACATCGGGGCTGCTACCTCAAATATCTCTCTTGGATCCACGCTATTGAGGTGAAGACCATTGTAGAAATTGGGGTCTTCCGCGGAAAAAATGCTCAGGTCCTTCGGGAACAGTTCCCCGATGCCCACCTCTATCTGATCGACCCTTGGAAGCCTGACCCCCACTACCTTCAATCGGGAAGTGCTGTTTCCGACTTGGAAGAGACCTATGCCAAAGCCTTCCGCCGCGTCCAAACCCTTTTTGCCGATGATCCAAAGGTCACCTTGATTCAAAAAATGAGTCATGAAGCGGCTCCCCTCGTTCCCGATAATGTGGATCTTGTTTTTATCGATGCAAACCACGCTTACGAAGCAATTCGTCAAGATATTTTGACGTGGAAAGAAAAGGTGCGTCCCGGGGGAATTCTCTCAGGACATAACTACGGCCGCCCCCGCCTTCCAGGCGTGAAGCAAGCGGTCGATGAGCTCTTTGGGGAGGAAGCTTTTCTAGGACAAGATGAGGTGTGGTTCTATCTTACTACCACCTAA
- the hpf gene encoding ribosome hibernation-promoting factor, HPF/YfiA family, whose amino-acid sequence MSDNTKKFDDQEYTISIMGKHIEITNPIRAYVEEKIGKIESLSTHIIDIKVSLDVQKLNHSVDIIMKFSHFKIKVHAITEDLYSSIDKAFGRLYTKLRKWKSRIQDHHAKGVSVTEMEVNVLEHAEHEIEEISQEIIDENNRAVEEAYALPKVIKQKRRPLKILTIEEAVMKMELSNDNFMVYRSEEEQALKVIYRRRDGSYGVMSPA is encoded by the coding sequence ATGAGTGACAATACGAAGAAGTTTGATGACCAAGAATATACCATTTCCATCATGGGGAAACACATTGAGATCACGAATCCGATCCGTGCCTATGTGGAAGAAAAAATTGGAAAGATCGAGTCCCTTTCGACCCACATCATCGACATCAAAGTGTCTTTAGATGTTCAAAAGCTCAACCATTCGGTGGATATCATCATGAAGTTTTCCCACTTCAAGATTAAAGTCCATGCGATCACTGAAGACCTTTACTCTTCGATCGATAAGGCCTTTGGGCGGCTCTACACCAAGCTCAGAAAGTGGAAGAGCCGGATCCAGGACCACCACGCGAAGGGTGTGTCAGTGACCGAGATGGAGGTGAACGTCCTTGAGCATGCCGAACATGAGATCGAAGAGATTAGCCAAGAGATCATCGATGAAAATAACCGCGCTGTTGAAGAGGCCTACGCCCTTCCCAAGGTGATAAAGCAAAAAAGGCGCCCCCTAAAAATACTCACCATAGAAGAGGCGGTGATGAAAATGGAGCTTTCAAACGATAACTTCATGGTCTACCGCTCCGAAGAAGAGCAAGCGCTTAAGGTGATTTACCGAAGACGTGACGGCAGCTATGGTGTCATGTCCCCAGCGTAA
- a CDS encoding type I restriction enzyme HsdR N-terminal domain-containing protein, giving the protein MTAAMVSCPQRNQVFDPIRKKWVEATPEEIVRQKILNHLIGLGYPPHTIVVEKGLPEGAPRRRLDILCLESKTLRPLLLIECKSIPIQEKMLAQIAGYNSFVGAPLICLANEGEFMLQWEKDERVVEHLPTYQELVEWTT; this is encoded by the coding sequence GTGACGGCAGCTATGGTGTCATGTCCCCAGCGTAATCAGGTCTTTGACCCGATTCGGAAAAAATGGGTTGAGGCAACCCCCGAAGAAATCGTTCGGCAGAAAATCTTAAATCACCTGATCGGTTTGGGCTATCCTCCCCATACCATCGTTGTTGAAAAGGGGCTTCCTGAGGGAGCGCCTCGCCGCCGCCTCGATATTCTTTGCCTCGAATCAAAAACCCTCCGCCCTCTCCTCCTCATCGAATGTAAAAGCATCCCCATCCAAGAAAAGATGCTTGCCCAGATTGCAGGTTACAATAGCTTTGTGGGAGCGCCACTGATTTGCCTTGCCAATGAAGGGGAGTTTATGTTGCAGTGGGAAAAAGATGAAAGAGTTGTGGAGCATCTCCCCACCTATCAAGAGCTTGTCGAATGGACAACCTAG